From Pseudorca crassidens isolate mPseCra1 chromosome 15, mPseCra1.hap1, whole genome shotgun sequence, one genomic window encodes:
- the MLXIPL gene encoding carbohydrate-responsive element-binding protein isoform X1, translating into MATAGALAGLVAGLQGPRVVPSPDSDSDTDSEDPSTRRSAGGLLRSQVIHSGHFMVSSPHSDSLTRRRDQEGPLGLADFGPRSIDPTLTRLFECMSLAYSGKLVSPKWKNFKGLKLLCRDKIRLNNAIWRAWYIQYVERRKSPVCGFVTPLQGPEADEHRKPEAVVLEGNYWKRRIEVVMREYHKWRIYYKKRLRKSSREGDLLAPKQVEGGWQPPERWCEQLFTSVVPVLLAGPEEETGGRQLLDLDCFLSDISDTLFTMTQPGPTPLQLPPEDAYVGNADMIQPDLTPLQPSLDDFMEISDFFTNYRPPQTPTPSSFLEPPSFGPMADPGLSSGILGSEVPSACSGMTHLSGRNRLQARSSCPGPLDSSAFLSSDFLLPEDPKPKLPPTPARPPLLQYPSPAKGLGLEPCAPPPFPPMAPLPAMLQEEPVFSPRFSFPPVPPAPGVSPPSAPTAFAPTPQLGPGPAPAPFPLDLLPSGYSEPPLGPHFTVPQGTRPRGKPPTQSPRGRRPSPPTLAPATAGGNNPCLAQLLTAAKPEQALEPALVSSALLRSPGSPVRWRALGGGGEPRGFTPTLCPSPPQQEIAPEFPCTFFPPTPAPTPPRPPPGPATLAPPRPLIVPKAERLSPPAPSGGEQRLSGELNSLPGPGTLSMCTSSPQRILSRGHPDNKTENRRITHISAEQKRRFNIKLGFDTLHGLVSTLSTQPNLKMSKATTLQKTAEYIAMLQQERAAKQEEAQQLRDQIEALNAAIKWVGGALQALGQGACCLTPRPDLPRAPSLCQQQLPATGVPITHQRFDQMRDMFDDYVRTRTLHNWKFWVFSILIRPLFESFNGMVSTASLQSLRQTSLAWLDQYCSLPALRPTVLNSLRQLSTSTSILTDPDCIPEQATRAVTEGTLGKSV; encoded by the exons ATGGCCACGGCCGGAGCGCTGGCGGGTCTGGTCGCGGGCTTGCAGGGCCCGCGGGTCGTCCCCAGCCCGGATTCAGACTCAGACACAGACTCGGAGGACCCAAGTACCCGGCGCAGCGCAGGCGGGCTGCTCCGCTCGCAGGTCATCCACAGCGGTCACTTCATGGTGTCATCGCCGCACAGCGACTCGCTGACCCGGCGGCGCGACCAGGAGGGGCCCCTGGGGCTCGCCGACTTCGGGCCGCGCAGCATCGACCCCACACTCACCCGCCTCTTCGAGTGCATGAGCCTGGCCTACAG TGGCAAGCTGGTTTCTCCCAAGTGGAAGAATTTCAAAGGCCTCAAGCTGCTGTGCCGGGACAAGATCCGCCTCAACAACGCCATCTGGAGGGCCTGGTATATCCAGT ATGTGGAGCGGAGGAAGAGCCCCGTGTGTGGCTTCGTGACCCCCCTGCAGGGGCCTGAGGCTGATGAGCACCGGAAACCGGAG GCCGTCGTCTTGGAGGGGAATTATTGGAAGCGGCGCATCGAGGTGGTCATGCGCGAGTACCATAAGTGGCGCATCTACTACAAGAAGCGG CTCCGTAAGTCCAGCAGGGAAGGGGATCTCCTGGCCCCAAAGCAG GTGGAAGGGGGGTGGCAGCCGCCGGAGCGATGGTGCGAGCAGCTCTTCACCAGCGTGGTGCCCGTCCTGCTGGCGGGCCCAGAGGAGGAGACCGGCGGGCGGCAGCTTCTGGATCTCGACTGCTTTCTGTCCGACATCTCCGACACACTCTTCACCATGACTCAGCCCGGCCCTACACCCCTGCAGCTGCCCCCCGAGGACG CCTATGTTGGCAACGCTGACATGATCCAGCCAGACCTGACGCCTCTGCAGCCCAGCCTGGATGACTTCATGGAGATCTCAG ATTTCTTCACCAACTACCGCCCCCCACAGACACCTACACCCTCAAGCTTCCTGGAGCCCCCCAGCTTCGGCCCCATGGCTGACCCTGGCCTCAGCAGTGGGATCCTGGGCTCGGAGGTGCCCTCTGCCTGCTCGGGCATGACCCACCTCTCGGGACGTAACCGCCTGCAG GCTCGGAGCAGCTGCCCTGGCCCTCTGGACTCCAGTGCCTTCCTGAGCTCTGATTTCCTCCTGCCTGAAGACCCCAAGCCCAAGCTCCCACCCACTCCCGCACGCCCACCCCTCCTCCAATACCCCAGCCCTGCCAAGGGGCTTGGCCTGGAGCCCTgtgccccaccccctttccctcccaTGGCTCCACTGCCTGCTATGCTGCAGGAAGAGCCTGTCTTCTCTCCCAGATTCTCTTTCCCTCCTGTCCCTCCTGCCCCGGGAGTGTCCCCGCCATCTGCTCCCACGGCCTTCGCACCCACCCCCCAGCTGGGTCCaggccctgcccccgcccccttccccttAGACCTTCTACCCTCGGGGTATTCGGAGCCCCCGTTGGGGCCTCACTTCACCGTGCCCCAAGGCACGCGGCCCAGAGGCAAGCCCCCTACCCAGTCCCCCAGGGGGCGGAGGCCTAGCCCCCCCACCTTGGCCCCTGCCACTGCCGGGGGCAACAATCCTTGCCTCGCACAGCTGCTCACAGCAG CCAAGCCTGAGCAAGCCCTGGAACCTGCGCTTGTGTCCAGCGCCCTCCTCCGGTCCCCAGGGTCCCCGGTAAGATGGCGGGCACTGGGAGGTGGCGGTGAACCCCGGGGCTTCACCCCgactctctgcccttctccaCCCCAGCAGGAGATAGCCCCCGAGTTCCCCTGCACCTTCTTTCCCCCGACCCCGGCCCCTACACCGCCCCGACCACCTCCGGGTCCAGCCACATTggcccctcccaggcccctgaTTGTCCCCAAAGCGGAGCGGCTCTCGCCCCCAGCACCCAGCG GTGGTGAGCAGCGGCTGTCTGGGGAGCTCAACTCCCTGCCGGGCCCGGGGACTCTGAGCATGTGCACCTCTTCCCCTCAACGCATCCTAAGCCGCGGCCATCCGGACAACAAG ACTGAAAACCGGCGCATCACACACATCTCTGCGGAGCAGAAGCGGCGCTTCAACATCAAGCTGGGGTTTGACACTCTGCACGGGTTGGTGAGCACGCTCAGCACCCAGCCCAACCTCAAG ATGAGCAAAGCCACCACGCTGCAGAAGACAGCCGAGTACATCGCCATGCTGCAGCAGGAGCGAGCCGCCAAGCAGGAGGAGGCCCAGCAGCTCCGGGACCAGATCGAGGCGCTCAATGCCGCCATCAAGTGGGTGGGGGGGGCCCTGCAGGCGCTGGGCCAGGGGGCCTGCTGCCTGACTCCCCGCCCTGACCTGCCCCGTGCCCCCAGCCTGTGCCAGCAGCAGCTGCCTGCTACGGGAGTGCCCATCACACACCAGCGGTTCGACCAAATGCGAGACATGTTCGATGACTATGTCCGGACCCGCACGCTGCATAACTGGAAGTTCTGGGTA TTCAGCATCCTCATCCGGCCTCTGTTCGAATCCTTCAATGGGATGGTGTCTACGGCAAGCCTGCAGAGCCTCCGCCAGACCTCACTGGCCTGGCTGGACCAGTACTGCTCCCTGCCTGCTCTCCGGCCAA ctGTTCTGAACTCCCTACGCCAGCTGAGTACATCTACCAGTATCCTGACGGACCCGGACTGTATACCCGAGCAAGCCACGCGGGCAGTCACAGAGGGCACCCTTGGCAAATCTGTATAG
- the MLXIPL gene encoding carbohydrate-responsive element-binding protein isoform X3, whose protein sequence is MATAGALAGLVAGLQGPRVVPSPDSDSDTDSEDPSTRRSAGGLLRSQVIHSGHFMVSSPHSDSLTRRRDQEGPLGLADFGPRSIDPTLTRLFECMSLAYSGKLVSPKWKNFKGLKLLCRDKIRLNNAIWRAWYIQYVERRKSPVCGFVTPLQGPEADEHRKPEAVVLEGNYWKRRIEVVMREYHKWRIYYKKRLRKSSREGDLLAPKQVEGGWQPPERWCEQLFTSVVPVLLAGPEEETGGRQLLDLDCFLSDISDTLFTMTQPGPTPLQLPPEDAYVGNADMIQPDLTPLQPSLDDFMEISDFFTNYRPPQTPTPSSFLEPPSFGPMADPGLSSGILGSEVPSACSGMTHLSGRNRLQARSSCPGPLDSSAFLSSDFLLPEDPKPKLPPTPARPPLLQYPSPAKGLGLEPCAPPPFPPMAPLPAMLQEEPVFSPRFSFPPVPPAPGVSPPSAPTAFAPTPQLGPGPAPAPFPLDLLPSGYSEPPLGPHFTVPQGTRPRGKPPTQSPRGRRPSPPTLAPATAGGNNPCLAQLLTAAKPEQALEPALVSSALLRSPGSPEIAPEFPCTFFPPTPAPTPPRPPPGPATLAPPRPLIVPKAERLSPPAPSGGEQRLSGELNSLPGPGTLSMCTSSPQRILSRGHPDNKTENRRITHISAEQKRRFNIKLGFDTLHGLVSTLSTQPNLKMSKATTLQKTAEYIAMLQQERAAKQEEAQQLRDQIEALNAAIKWVGGALQALGQGACCLTPRPDLPRAPSLCQQQLPATGVPITHQRFDQMRDMFDDYVRTRTLHNWKFWVFSILIRPLFESFNGMVSTASLQSLRQTSLAWLDQYCSLPALRPTVLNSLRQLSTSTSILTDPDCIPEQATRAVTEGTLGKSV, encoded by the exons ATGGCCACGGCCGGAGCGCTGGCGGGTCTGGTCGCGGGCTTGCAGGGCCCGCGGGTCGTCCCCAGCCCGGATTCAGACTCAGACACAGACTCGGAGGACCCAAGTACCCGGCGCAGCGCAGGCGGGCTGCTCCGCTCGCAGGTCATCCACAGCGGTCACTTCATGGTGTCATCGCCGCACAGCGACTCGCTGACCCGGCGGCGCGACCAGGAGGGGCCCCTGGGGCTCGCCGACTTCGGGCCGCGCAGCATCGACCCCACACTCACCCGCCTCTTCGAGTGCATGAGCCTGGCCTACAG TGGCAAGCTGGTTTCTCCCAAGTGGAAGAATTTCAAAGGCCTCAAGCTGCTGTGCCGGGACAAGATCCGCCTCAACAACGCCATCTGGAGGGCCTGGTATATCCAGT ATGTGGAGCGGAGGAAGAGCCCCGTGTGTGGCTTCGTGACCCCCCTGCAGGGGCCTGAGGCTGATGAGCACCGGAAACCGGAG GCCGTCGTCTTGGAGGGGAATTATTGGAAGCGGCGCATCGAGGTGGTCATGCGCGAGTACCATAAGTGGCGCATCTACTACAAGAAGCGG CTCCGTAAGTCCAGCAGGGAAGGGGATCTCCTGGCCCCAAAGCAG GTGGAAGGGGGGTGGCAGCCGCCGGAGCGATGGTGCGAGCAGCTCTTCACCAGCGTGGTGCCCGTCCTGCTGGCGGGCCCAGAGGAGGAGACCGGCGGGCGGCAGCTTCTGGATCTCGACTGCTTTCTGTCCGACATCTCCGACACACTCTTCACCATGACTCAGCCCGGCCCTACACCCCTGCAGCTGCCCCCCGAGGACG CCTATGTTGGCAACGCTGACATGATCCAGCCAGACCTGACGCCTCTGCAGCCCAGCCTGGATGACTTCATGGAGATCTCAG ATTTCTTCACCAACTACCGCCCCCCACAGACACCTACACCCTCAAGCTTCCTGGAGCCCCCCAGCTTCGGCCCCATGGCTGACCCTGGCCTCAGCAGTGGGATCCTGGGCTCGGAGGTGCCCTCTGCCTGCTCGGGCATGACCCACCTCTCGGGACGTAACCGCCTGCAG GCTCGGAGCAGCTGCCCTGGCCCTCTGGACTCCAGTGCCTTCCTGAGCTCTGATTTCCTCCTGCCTGAAGACCCCAAGCCCAAGCTCCCACCCACTCCCGCACGCCCACCCCTCCTCCAATACCCCAGCCCTGCCAAGGGGCTTGGCCTGGAGCCCTgtgccccaccccctttccctcccaTGGCTCCACTGCCTGCTATGCTGCAGGAAGAGCCTGTCTTCTCTCCCAGATTCTCTTTCCCTCCTGTCCCTCCTGCCCCGGGAGTGTCCCCGCCATCTGCTCCCACGGCCTTCGCACCCACCCCCCAGCTGGGTCCaggccctgcccccgcccccttccccttAGACCTTCTACCCTCGGGGTATTCGGAGCCCCCGTTGGGGCCTCACTTCACCGTGCCCCAAGGCACGCGGCCCAGAGGCAAGCCCCCTACCCAGTCCCCCAGGGGGCGGAGGCCTAGCCCCCCCACCTTGGCCCCTGCCACTGCCGGGGGCAACAATCCTTGCCTCGCACAGCTGCTCACAGCAG CCAAGCCTGAGCAAGCCCTGGAACCTGCGCTTGTGTCCAGCGCCCTCCTCCGGTCCCCAGGGTCCCCG GAGATAGCCCCCGAGTTCCCCTGCACCTTCTTTCCCCCGACCCCGGCCCCTACACCGCCCCGACCACCTCCGGGTCCAGCCACATTggcccctcccaggcccctgaTTGTCCCCAAAGCGGAGCGGCTCTCGCCCCCAGCACCCAGCG GTGGTGAGCAGCGGCTGTCTGGGGAGCTCAACTCCCTGCCGGGCCCGGGGACTCTGAGCATGTGCACCTCTTCCCCTCAACGCATCCTAAGCCGCGGCCATCCGGACAACAAG ACTGAAAACCGGCGCATCACACACATCTCTGCGGAGCAGAAGCGGCGCTTCAACATCAAGCTGGGGTTTGACACTCTGCACGGGTTGGTGAGCACGCTCAGCACCCAGCCCAACCTCAAG ATGAGCAAAGCCACCACGCTGCAGAAGACAGCCGAGTACATCGCCATGCTGCAGCAGGAGCGAGCCGCCAAGCAGGAGGAGGCCCAGCAGCTCCGGGACCAGATCGAGGCGCTCAATGCCGCCATCAAGTGGGTGGGGGGGGCCCTGCAGGCGCTGGGCCAGGGGGCCTGCTGCCTGACTCCCCGCCCTGACCTGCCCCGTGCCCCCAGCCTGTGCCAGCAGCAGCTGCCTGCTACGGGAGTGCCCATCACACACCAGCGGTTCGACCAAATGCGAGACATGTTCGATGACTATGTCCGGACCCGCACGCTGCATAACTGGAAGTTCTGGGTA TTCAGCATCCTCATCCGGCCTCTGTTCGAATCCTTCAATGGGATGGTGTCTACGGCAAGCCTGCAGAGCCTCCGCCAGACCTCACTGGCCTGGCTGGACCAGTACTGCTCCCTGCCTGCTCTCCGGCCAA ctGTTCTGAACTCCCTACGCCAGCTGAGTACATCTACCAGTATCCTGACGGACCCGGACTGTATACCCGAGCAAGCCACGCGGGCAGTCACAGAGGGCACCCTTGGCAAATCTGTATAG
- the MLXIPL gene encoding carbohydrate-responsive element-binding protein isoform X6, translated as MATAGALAGLVAGLQGPRVVPSPDSDSDTDSEDPSTRRSAGGLLRSQVIHSGHFMVSSPHSDSLTRRRDQEGPLGLADFGPRSIDPTLTRLFECMSLAYSGKLVSPKWKNFKGLKLLCRDKIRLNNAIWRAWYIQYVERRKSPVCGFVTPLQGPEADEHRKPEAVVLEGNYWKRRIEVVMREYHKWRIYYKKRLRKSSREGDLLAPKQVEGGWQPPERWCEQLFTSVVPVLLAGPEEETGGRQLLDLDCFLSDISDTLFTMTQPGPTPLQLPPEDAYVGNADMIQPDLTPLQPSLDDFMEISDFFTNYRPPQTPTPSSFLEPPSFGPMADPGLSSGILGSEVPSACSGMTHLSGRNRLQARSSCPGPLDSSAFLSSDFLLPEDPKPKLPPTPARPPLLQYPSPAKGLGLEPCAPPPFPPMAPLPAMLQEEPVFSPRFSFPPVPPAPGVSPPSAPTAFAPTPQLGPGPAPAPFPLDLLPSGYSEPPLGPHFTVPQGTRPRGKPPTQSPRGRRPSPPTLAPATAGGNNPCLAQLLTAAKPEQALEPALVSSALLRSPGSPQEIAPEFPCTFFPPTPAPTPPRPPPGPATLAPPRPLIVPKAERLSPPAPSGGEQRLSGELNSLPGPGTLSMCTSSPQRILSRGHPDNKTENRRITHISAEQKRRFNIKLGFDTLHGLVSTLSTQPNLKMSKATTLQKTAEYIAMLQQERAAKQEEAQQLRDQIEALNAAINLCQQQLPATGVPITHQRFDQMRDMFDDYVRTRTLHNWKFWVFSILIRPLFESFNGMVSTASLQSLRQTSLAWLDQYCSLPALRPTVLNSLRQLSTSTSILTDPDCIPEQATRAVTEGTLGKSV; from the exons ATGGCCACGGCCGGAGCGCTGGCGGGTCTGGTCGCGGGCTTGCAGGGCCCGCGGGTCGTCCCCAGCCCGGATTCAGACTCAGACACAGACTCGGAGGACCCAAGTACCCGGCGCAGCGCAGGCGGGCTGCTCCGCTCGCAGGTCATCCACAGCGGTCACTTCATGGTGTCATCGCCGCACAGCGACTCGCTGACCCGGCGGCGCGACCAGGAGGGGCCCCTGGGGCTCGCCGACTTCGGGCCGCGCAGCATCGACCCCACACTCACCCGCCTCTTCGAGTGCATGAGCCTGGCCTACAG TGGCAAGCTGGTTTCTCCCAAGTGGAAGAATTTCAAAGGCCTCAAGCTGCTGTGCCGGGACAAGATCCGCCTCAACAACGCCATCTGGAGGGCCTGGTATATCCAGT ATGTGGAGCGGAGGAAGAGCCCCGTGTGTGGCTTCGTGACCCCCCTGCAGGGGCCTGAGGCTGATGAGCACCGGAAACCGGAG GCCGTCGTCTTGGAGGGGAATTATTGGAAGCGGCGCATCGAGGTGGTCATGCGCGAGTACCATAAGTGGCGCATCTACTACAAGAAGCGG CTCCGTAAGTCCAGCAGGGAAGGGGATCTCCTGGCCCCAAAGCAG GTGGAAGGGGGGTGGCAGCCGCCGGAGCGATGGTGCGAGCAGCTCTTCACCAGCGTGGTGCCCGTCCTGCTGGCGGGCCCAGAGGAGGAGACCGGCGGGCGGCAGCTTCTGGATCTCGACTGCTTTCTGTCCGACATCTCCGACACACTCTTCACCATGACTCAGCCCGGCCCTACACCCCTGCAGCTGCCCCCCGAGGACG CCTATGTTGGCAACGCTGACATGATCCAGCCAGACCTGACGCCTCTGCAGCCCAGCCTGGATGACTTCATGGAGATCTCAG ATTTCTTCACCAACTACCGCCCCCCACAGACACCTACACCCTCAAGCTTCCTGGAGCCCCCCAGCTTCGGCCCCATGGCTGACCCTGGCCTCAGCAGTGGGATCCTGGGCTCGGAGGTGCCCTCTGCCTGCTCGGGCATGACCCACCTCTCGGGACGTAACCGCCTGCAG GCTCGGAGCAGCTGCCCTGGCCCTCTGGACTCCAGTGCCTTCCTGAGCTCTGATTTCCTCCTGCCTGAAGACCCCAAGCCCAAGCTCCCACCCACTCCCGCACGCCCACCCCTCCTCCAATACCCCAGCCCTGCCAAGGGGCTTGGCCTGGAGCCCTgtgccccaccccctttccctcccaTGGCTCCACTGCCTGCTATGCTGCAGGAAGAGCCTGTCTTCTCTCCCAGATTCTCTTTCCCTCCTGTCCCTCCTGCCCCGGGAGTGTCCCCGCCATCTGCTCCCACGGCCTTCGCACCCACCCCCCAGCTGGGTCCaggccctgcccccgcccccttccccttAGACCTTCTACCCTCGGGGTATTCGGAGCCCCCGTTGGGGCCTCACTTCACCGTGCCCCAAGGCACGCGGCCCAGAGGCAAGCCCCCTACCCAGTCCCCCAGGGGGCGGAGGCCTAGCCCCCCCACCTTGGCCCCTGCCACTGCCGGGGGCAACAATCCTTGCCTCGCACAGCTGCTCACAGCAG CCAAGCCTGAGCAAGCCCTGGAACCTGCGCTTGTGTCCAGCGCCCTCCTCCGGTCCCCAGGGTCCCCG CAGGAGATAGCCCCCGAGTTCCCCTGCACCTTCTTTCCCCCGACCCCGGCCCCTACACCGCCCCGACCACCTCCGGGTCCAGCCACATTggcccctcccaggcccctgaTTGTCCCCAAAGCGGAGCGGCTCTCGCCCCCAGCACCCAGCG GTGGTGAGCAGCGGCTGTCTGGGGAGCTCAACTCCCTGCCGGGCCCGGGGACTCTGAGCATGTGCACCTCTTCCCCTCAACGCATCCTAAGCCGCGGCCATCCGGACAACAAG ACTGAAAACCGGCGCATCACACACATCTCTGCGGAGCAGAAGCGGCGCTTCAACATCAAGCTGGGGTTTGACACTCTGCACGGGTTGGTGAGCACGCTCAGCACCCAGCCCAACCTCAAG ATGAGCAAAGCCACCACGCTGCAGAAGACAGCCGAGTACATCGCCATGCTGCAGCAGGAGCGAGCCGCCAAGCAGGAGGAGGCCCAGCAGCTCCGGGACCAGATCGAGGCGCTCAATGCCGCCATCAA CCTGTGCCAGCAGCAGCTGCCTGCTACGGGAGTGCCCATCACACACCAGCGGTTCGACCAAATGCGAGACATGTTCGATGACTATGTCCGGACCCGCACGCTGCATAACTGGAAGTTCTGGGTA TTCAGCATCCTCATCCGGCCTCTGTTCGAATCCTTCAATGGGATGGTGTCTACGGCAAGCCTGCAGAGCCTCCGCCAGACCTCACTGGCCTGGCTGGACCAGTACTGCTCCCTGCCTGCTCTCCGGCCAA ctGTTCTGAACTCCCTACGCCAGCTGAGTACATCTACCAGTATCCTGACGGACCCGGACTGTATACCCGAGCAAGCCACGCGGGCAGTCACAGAGGGCACCCTTGGCAAATCTGTATAG
- the MLXIPL gene encoding carbohydrate-responsive element-binding protein isoform X4 encodes MATAGALAGLVAGLQGPRVVPSPDSDSDTDSEDPSTRRSAGGLLRSQVIHSGHFMVSSPHSDSLTRRRDQEGPLGLADFGPRSIDPTLTRLFECMSLAYSGKLVSPKWKNFKGLKLLCRDKIRLNNAIWRAWYIQYVERRKSPVCGFVTPLQGPEADEHRKPEAVVLEGNYWKRRIEVVMREYHKWRIYYKKRLRKSSREGDLLAPKQVEGGWQPPERWCEQLFTSVVPVLLAGPEEETGGRQLLDLDCFLSDISDTLFTMTQPGPTPLQLPPEDAYVGNADMIQPDLTPLQPSLDDFMEISDFFTNYRPPQTPTPSSFLEPPSFGPMADPGLSSGILGSEVPSACSGMTHLSGRNRLQARSSCPGPLDSSAFLSSDFLLPEDPKPKLPPTPARPPLLQYPSPAKGLGLEPCAPPPFPPMAPLPAMLQEEPVFSPRFSFPPVPPAPGVSPPSAPTAFAPTPQLGPGPAPAPFPLDLLPSGYSEPPLGPHFTVPQGTRPRGKPPTQSPRGRRPSPPTLAPATAGGNNPCLAQLLTAAKPEQALEPALVSSALLRSPGSPVRWRALGGGGEPRGFTPTLCPSPPQQEIAPEFPCTFFPPTPAPTPPRPPPGPATLAPPRPLIVPKAERLSPPAPSGGEQRLSGELNSLPGPGTLSMCTSSPQRILSRGHPDNKTENRRITHISAEQKRRFNIKLGFDTLHGLVSTLSTQPNLKMSKATTLQKTAEYIAMLQQERAAKQEEAQQLRDQIEALNAAINLCQQQLPATGVPITHQRFDQMRDMFDDYVRTRTLHNWKFWVFSILIRPLFESFNGMVSTASLQSLRQTSLAWLDQYCSLPALRPTVLNSLRQLSTSTSILTDPDCIPEQATRAVTEGTLGKSV; translated from the exons ATGGCCACGGCCGGAGCGCTGGCGGGTCTGGTCGCGGGCTTGCAGGGCCCGCGGGTCGTCCCCAGCCCGGATTCAGACTCAGACACAGACTCGGAGGACCCAAGTACCCGGCGCAGCGCAGGCGGGCTGCTCCGCTCGCAGGTCATCCACAGCGGTCACTTCATGGTGTCATCGCCGCACAGCGACTCGCTGACCCGGCGGCGCGACCAGGAGGGGCCCCTGGGGCTCGCCGACTTCGGGCCGCGCAGCATCGACCCCACACTCACCCGCCTCTTCGAGTGCATGAGCCTGGCCTACAG TGGCAAGCTGGTTTCTCCCAAGTGGAAGAATTTCAAAGGCCTCAAGCTGCTGTGCCGGGACAAGATCCGCCTCAACAACGCCATCTGGAGGGCCTGGTATATCCAGT ATGTGGAGCGGAGGAAGAGCCCCGTGTGTGGCTTCGTGACCCCCCTGCAGGGGCCTGAGGCTGATGAGCACCGGAAACCGGAG GCCGTCGTCTTGGAGGGGAATTATTGGAAGCGGCGCATCGAGGTGGTCATGCGCGAGTACCATAAGTGGCGCATCTACTACAAGAAGCGG CTCCGTAAGTCCAGCAGGGAAGGGGATCTCCTGGCCCCAAAGCAG GTGGAAGGGGGGTGGCAGCCGCCGGAGCGATGGTGCGAGCAGCTCTTCACCAGCGTGGTGCCCGTCCTGCTGGCGGGCCCAGAGGAGGAGACCGGCGGGCGGCAGCTTCTGGATCTCGACTGCTTTCTGTCCGACATCTCCGACACACTCTTCACCATGACTCAGCCCGGCCCTACACCCCTGCAGCTGCCCCCCGAGGACG CCTATGTTGGCAACGCTGACATGATCCAGCCAGACCTGACGCCTCTGCAGCCCAGCCTGGATGACTTCATGGAGATCTCAG ATTTCTTCACCAACTACCGCCCCCCACAGACACCTACACCCTCAAGCTTCCTGGAGCCCCCCAGCTTCGGCCCCATGGCTGACCCTGGCCTCAGCAGTGGGATCCTGGGCTCGGAGGTGCCCTCTGCCTGCTCGGGCATGACCCACCTCTCGGGACGTAACCGCCTGCAG GCTCGGAGCAGCTGCCCTGGCCCTCTGGACTCCAGTGCCTTCCTGAGCTCTGATTTCCTCCTGCCTGAAGACCCCAAGCCCAAGCTCCCACCCACTCCCGCACGCCCACCCCTCCTCCAATACCCCAGCCCTGCCAAGGGGCTTGGCCTGGAGCCCTgtgccccaccccctttccctcccaTGGCTCCACTGCCTGCTATGCTGCAGGAAGAGCCTGTCTTCTCTCCCAGATTCTCTTTCCCTCCTGTCCCTCCTGCCCCGGGAGTGTCCCCGCCATCTGCTCCCACGGCCTTCGCACCCACCCCCCAGCTGGGTCCaggccctgcccccgcccccttccccttAGACCTTCTACCCTCGGGGTATTCGGAGCCCCCGTTGGGGCCTCACTTCACCGTGCCCCAAGGCACGCGGCCCAGAGGCAAGCCCCCTACCCAGTCCCCCAGGGGGCGGAGGCCTAGCCCCCCCACCTTGGCCCCTGCCACTGCCGGGGGCAACAATCCTTGCCTCGCACAGCTGCTCACAGCAG CCAAGCCTGAGCAAGCCCTGGAACCTGCGCTTGTGTCCAGCGCCCTCCTCCGGTCCCCAGGGTCCCCGGTAAGATGGCGGGCACTGGGAGGTGGCGGTGAACCCCGGGGCTTCACCCCgactctctgcccttctccaCCCCAGCAGGAGATAGCCCCCGAGTTCCCCTGCACCTTCTTTCCCCCGACCCCGGCCCCTACACCGCCCCGACCACCTCCGGGTCCAGCCACATTggcccctcccaggcccctgaTTGTCCCCAAAGCGGAGCGGCTCTCGCCCCCAGCACCCAGCG GTGGTGAGCAGCGGCTGTCTGGGGAGCTCAACTCCCTGCCGGGCCCGGGGACTCTGAGCATGTGCACCTCTTCCCCTCAACGCATCCTAAGCCGCGGCCATCCGGACAACAAG ACTGAAAACCGGCGCATCACACACATCTCTGCGGAGCAGAAGCGGCGCTTCAACATCAAGCTGGGGTTTGACACTCTGCACGGGTTGGTGAGCACGCTCAGCACCCAGCCCAACCTCAAG ATGAGCAAAGCCACCACGCTGCAGAAGACAGCCGAGTACATCGCCATGCTGCAGCAGGAGCGAGCCGCCAAGCAGGAGGAGGCCCAGCAGCTCCGGGACCAGATCGAGGCGCTCAATGCCGCCATCAA CCTGTGCCAGCAGCAGCTGCCTGCTACGGGAGTGCCCATCACACACCAGCGGTTCGACCAAATGCGAGACATGTTCGATGACTATGTCCGGACCCGCACGCTGCATAACTGGAAGTTCTGGGTA TTCAGCATCCTCATCCGGCCTCTGTTCGAATCCTTCAATGGGATGGTGTCTACGGCAAGCCTGCAGAGCCTCCGCCAGACCTCACTGGCCTGGCTGGACCAGTACTGCTCCCTGCCTGCTCTCCGGCCAA ctGTTCTGAACTCCCTACGCCAGCTGAGTACATCTACCAGTATCCTGACGGACCCGGACTGTATACCCGAGCAAGCCACGCGGGCAGTCACAGAGGGCACCCTTGGCAAATCTGTATAG